From the Mesorhizobium koreense genome, the window AATTCCCCTGGTACGACGCTCGAGGAAGCAGTCGCCCGTGTTCGTGCGTTGCGCGACGAGTGGGATGATTAATGGGTCCTCAGCTCTATCTCGACGCAAATATCGTCATTTACGCATTCGAGAACACCGACGAAATATCCGAGCGGCTGCGAAGTTTGATCGCCGCCACATCGTCGCCTCAGCATCGCTTCCTGGCAACAAGCGAACTTACATTGGCGGAAATCGTTGTAGTCCCGCTCAGAAACGGCAATCGACGGCTAATCGATATCTACGAATCTATTACAATTGGCAATTCATTCGTCTATGTCGGAATCGTAAGCCGAGAAGTCCTTTGGCTAGCAGCGATATTACGGTCCAAGCATCGTCAGTTGCGATTGCCGGATGCGATACACATCGCCACGGCGATGCTGTTTGGTTGTGACTATTTCCTGAGCGGCGATCTCAGATT encodes:
- a CDS encoding type II toxin-antitoxin system VapC family toxin, with protein sequence MGPQLYLDANIVIYAFENTDEISERLRSLIAATSSPQHRFLATSELTLAEIVVVPLRNGNRRLIDIYESITIGNSFVYVGIVSREVLWLAAILRSKHRQLRLPDAIHIATAMLFGCDYFLSGDLRLSGSFSIEQMSEPVQIPKASISVVRPETPVIDKLVIEFSKR